The sequence CCACAAGCACCAGTCATATGTATCAAACAGGGTGGTTTGTTAGCTAAGGGGCTAACCGAAAGTTGGGGGCTTGGTAGTAGTTAGGTCAGTTagcagctagctagccagcGTTTACTTACCCATAACCTGAACCCGACAAATGGCACACGTATCACATTCGACATCCCAGCTCCACATAGCAACAGCATTCCATTTCTTCAGAGAAAACATCTTGTCCCCACTAGATTTTGACCCAGATGATGAACCACTGTGCGTGTGAACCAAACTCGGCTCGTCACCGTCATCCATCTCCGCCATAGCATAAGGGCAAAGCCAAGCCACATCAAAATGGCTGAAAAGTCATTGGCCAATTTCAGGCAGTACCACCTTTTGTACACACGATGGCGCAACGATCcaagttctgctgctgctgaaagTGTTCTAGATTTGGTTTGATTtagctcatttaaaataaatggaTCCTAATATGACATTGACTGAAATGGTCAGGTAGACTAACATCATGACTTACCATTGAAACAAATCAGAGAGGTGTCAGTACAACaaacatgttaacattgctTTGTCTGATTGCCCACTTGTCTTATGGTAGCCTATCCCAAAATGTGCAATGAGAATGTAGCACAGGCTGCAGTCATTCAGATATAGGCAAAGCATGTCCACCAACTGTAGTCTATAAACTATCAGGCAATTAGTGTGCTTACTAAAGCAGGCACACTTTGGGCTCTGTGCATTAGCTACTTGAAGTCGCCAAACCAGTTTCAGCACCTTTGAgtgctttaaaaaaataaaataaatctgcaGCAACTTCTTAACACGACTTCCTACATTCGTTGCGTTGTTCGCACCATTTTGTTTTATGTGTAATGTCACTTTGATACCTTCACACTCATCAATTCAATTAATCTAGGGTGACCAGATGTCCTTTTTTTCTAGGACATGTCCTCTTGAGACCTAAAAATTGTCCAGGATGTTGTTCTTCTAGAGCCTCAAACGTGTTTACAGTGAATATGCATCGTGTTTACCTCTGTCGTTCACAAATTAGTTTAAATAGCCTTTTGAGGCAGTGTTTTCTCGTGTCCTCTTTTTCACAAACCAAACAGGACACAATTTGGTCACCCTAATTCATCAATTTAGTCATCCATTCCAAACCAATCAATTGTTGACCAACCAATTAATTCAAAACATTACAgaattcaaatgactaaatcaCAGGTGTTTACCACCGCTAGACCTGCATCAACTTCATCAGAAAATGTCAACTCCATGATGAGGATGTAAGTTGTtcaaatgtatttgtatttgttttgttgttgttgtttgacaGTGTTGACCAAAAAAAGGTATATTTTGATCAAATATAAATAAGATGGTTGGTTGTATCAAAATCTCTGTCCATTAGTATATGTTGAACAATATAAACTACAGTGTAATTTTTCATGACATAAAGTTGATTGTTTCCTAACCTGCATCATGTTTCGTCCCATGTCTCATGAATGACAGAAAAGCACCCGTGACTTCCCAGTTGGACATAATAGTctatacaaacatacattatACATATAAACTGTAGCATGCAGgggctgtagcaacacttcggAATTTAGTGAGTAGTAGTTTTGCCCCATAATGTGATTCAGCCTTTAGCTCCCTACCCCTACCACTGCTACAATTAGCTAAAAGCCTCTTTGTTTTTGGAGTGGATGAATCCATTGTTTGATTTGTAAATATTGATGTTTAGAATTTCAAAGGTTCAAACGCATGTCATACAAATGTTCTGAAGCTTGCTCAAAACAATAAAGAGCCAGATTCAGGGGAAAACAGTTCATTCCATAAACAGTGCatcacaaaaacaaaagacCTCAAACGCTAAAAAAAAGTTAAGTGCATCAGACCGCATGGGGCAACAGGTTTGCTATTTCCCAGGAACTCTCTTCCTAAATCAAACAGAAGAGGTGAAACATACCAGGTGCTGAACCTATAGCATAAATAGTGGAAGAGACCAAGAGCAAAAGTCCTGCAGAGGTCTGCTGTATCTGACCCAGTCACCatcaaactcaaacacacacacacgcacacagaaagagagagagtccacCCCCACACCgctatattctttttttttatccaccccaccacccctccTTTTTAAATCTTGGTCTTATTATTTTACTGTGTTATTGTCAACCCTGGCTTTGGTGACACTGTACTCACACAGTCATCCTAATGAAGCAACTttgaattgaaagagagagatcaaaGGACTATTCGAGGAGTGTGCCGAAAAAGGGGAATTAGTTCTCTCAcaccctcacagacacacagaagcagagagtgacagagaatgTGGCAGAACATGTTAAAATTGGCTGAATTGTCAGAAAATGGCAAAAGAAAGGACTTTTCTATCTGTCCATCAAACATTCTCAAAGGATTTCACATTCCAATATCCCCAATTGGAAACACTTGGTTTTTTTAGGCCCCAAATTCTAGAGAACACTACGCTACATTTTTAAACGATGCCGACAGAACGAGGTGTTATCCCACCCTATCATCGGGAgccaggtcagaggtcacgggGTCAGAGTGATGTTGTGTGCCAGAGCGCAGTGGCTGGCGGAGGAAGAGTTCCAGATGCACCTGACAGGGTTCAGGAACCTTCACAGAACATCCTCACGCCTTGATGTATGTCCTGATTCCGGTTCCTCTGTCTTTAACGCCAACCTGGACCCCCACTGCAACTGGACTGACTCAGTTCTTCTTTGTCTGAAACAGACAGGGTATGAAGAATTCCAGATGATGCATGAGATGTGAGATGGGTCATTCGGTACTGAAAAAGAAGTTCTTGTAAAAGGAAAAGAAACTAACACAAGAGTCTTTGACTGTGAATTGGGGAGTAATGGGAGGATAGAACAAAGGTGAATGAACCTGGTGTGGTAAGTGGTGACACTGATGATGGGGTATAACTTCTGTGTTGCATTCTGCCTCACCTTTCTTCTGGATGGTCGCTTTCTCTTCACTGACTTCAACTCCTTGGAGCTCTTCAAAATGGCTGAGAAGGTAGAGGGGCTCATCCTTGTAGAGACTCGGATTTTAACAGGGGGGTGCTTGGCTGATAAGGGAAGGGAAGAAAAGGGAGGGAGTTGGATTTTCTACTCAGAAGACTAGCTTTAGCTACAGAGAGGACCACATATATATTACAGCCTATCTTATCTGGTGTCATCTGTTGAAATTCCTCTCTAATGTTAAGGGACTTTTTGAAATGGCTGTTTTTCACCATACAGGCATTAAAAGTGAACGCCGTTGACATTATAGTACTTACAACAGGAGTGAACGGAGATTTGATTTCCTAGAGGGTGAACATGAGCCACTGCTGTGTGCTTTATGTGCTCAAATAAAGAAGATTATACAGTTAACACAGGACCACACGTTACACACAaagccctctctcctctcctacctCTCACGACATATGGGGTTTTAAGTAAGGGAGGTGGTCTCCAAACCCGTGGCTTTCTGCCAATCTAATACATAACTAAAGTGTCAAGCATTCCAAACCCCAGTACCTATGAAACGCAATAACATCTTGCTATATGTCTGATACTATTAAGGTTACTGTACATAAACAAACCTTATACTCCCATTATATTAACGCTATTAATTATGTTAACACTATTATTGTATTATGATGATGTTTTTTTAAGAGTCTCACTGCATCCTCTCCAACTCCATGAAATGCATGCAAGAAGTCAGCACAAGGAAACGCACACAAGAAGTCAGCATGATGAAATGGACGCAAGAAGTCAGCATGGTGAAATGGATGCAAGACTGATTACTTCACCCTTAGCCATTAGGTTGCCTGCATTAACAAGCCATGAGACACATCTGCTGGCAAGCTCTAGACTGGCCATATCACGCCTTATGTATGTCTGCATTAACACGGAAGATGATTAAAAGCCTAATAAACAGCCCCTTGAACAGCTTATCATGGTGTGAGTCACTCCTGTTTTTCTGAAATGCGTCTGTTTGTCATGCTACATAACCTTGAACCAAAGCATTTTGTTTCAGGGTTTAATTGACTTGTTTGTCCTTTGATTCTATGTTTATGGAGGACTACACTGTTTATGAAGGAGACTGTTAGGGTGTAATTGTTGTTTGTCTTCCTTTTTCCTGttttcacacatgcatgcacacacacacacacagacacacagacacacacacactcaagggcTGGGAATCACAGAGTAACTCACAAATCAATACAGTCAGTTACAATACCTTGCCCACGATAACAATAATACAGCGATTCTGCATTACTCAATTCATTGCAAAAGATTAATCTACAATAGGTCTACATCACGATATCTgtgtaaatgaaaaagaaaaaaggcaaaaagaTGATTTGATAAGCGCCACCTACAGAATATATGAAGTAGTGACTGTGAAGTCAAATTGGCAAATGAGACTATTAGAATATAAATTGTACAATTTAATGTTTTAGTTAAGATACTGATATTTGGTGCTAGCATATTGACAACGTACCACATTTTGCTGTATCGATATACaagcactcagacacacacaatctcacctTTGCGCCGTTCAATGAGGGCCTCCAGTAGTAGTTTTCCACCTGCCTCTCCGACATGGTTCTCACCCAGGTCCAGCTCCAGGAGGTGAGATGAGTGCTTGACCAGACTACACAGACACAGTAGGTAGGGGCAGTGAGAATCAGACCTCGGGTGACAGTTGTGAGGCAGATTAAAGAGGCTTTATCCTCAGtagtttttttgtttaaaatgttcaGAAATGCTGATGCAAATGTACACATCTCCTTTCAAGGTTGCCATTTCCTAAGCACATttttgagagagaggaaaaaaaacacaattgaaTATTCAGAATCAAATACTAACCTTCTATCAAATTTAGTTTTCACCATATGAAATTATGTAGTGGACCTTGTTGATTCTCAGTTGACAATGTTTTACTGGCCGAAGATACTTTGAAAGCTTTGCATGCTACTGATTACTTCACACTACTAAAGCTACTCTAGGGAGGGTTACGTCTTTGGTTAAGCTAGTTTGGATGACGTTGCAAACAATGAAATGATTAAATTGACTATGTAAATGTGATAGGAAttcataacaaaataaaatacaaaaatcacATGCCAGGGAAGAAAAAAATGCAACAGGGTTAAACTGCAAAATGAAATACAAAAATTCCTATTTTTTCACTATTCGTGGGAAAAGTGCGAAGAATGTCATCATTGATTCTGCATACAACTCTACTGGTGGCCATAAGGTGGACTAAAGGTCGAAAGGTCATCCACTACTGTGAGGTGCCTTGACGCTGTATCATAGTAGCTATAGATGACTATAAAAGTTCAGACAGAGTGACGGATGCCAACAGGTAAACAAGAGTAATGATTCCCATCTACACGAGCTGAAGATGACGtaaacacttgtgtgtgtgtgtgtgtgttctttttccCCTTCTTCTTCAAGGACTTTTACATTTTGGCATGATGTATCATGCCTGCTATGATGTGTTAACCATCTCCTTGTGTGAGGATTATGAGTGACACCCTGTGGACCATGAACAGATGGGGTGTGGTTTGCATGGATGGAATGAAGTCGTTGCAATGTGACATCTCTTCAAAATGCAAGAGCGCTGTGTGACATGGAACAAGTCTGCTACAGAGAATGTTGTGTGTCGGCAAGAgataaagcatttttttttttaatatgagAGCACTCTATCATTTCAACAGCACCATTCATCTACCTAACAGATTTTATCCAACCCAAGtcacaaatgtgttgaaacacACTAATCTATCACACTTCACACACTATCAAGCTTGAAATGATTTTAAACATAAAGTACTAGGGTTGTTACGTTGAGAGTGGTATCAGTGAAATTCATCTCTCAATTTGGttattgtgtgttttgtctctTTTTGAACAACACTCACAATACAAATGCAGTTTAAAACCTCATCCCCCTTCAGCTAAAATGTcagtggacacacatacacacacacacacacacctttacttacaatgtaaatacacacacatatacacctttACTCacgatgtaaacacacacacctgttcttaaaatacacacacacacacaaacaaatgacatgacataactcacacacaaatgatgTTGATGAGGTCCACCCCTGCAGCAGTGGCCCCTGGCCCTGCCTCATCTATGGCATTATCCAGCATGTGCAGCTTCTCCAGCCAAGGCCCAGTCGCCACGGCACCTGCACTCTTTCTTTTCACCCTCTGCCTTCGCTTTTTCTGCCCTTTGACAAAACAAAACCATGAGACCCTCTATTGACCCTGGGAATTTGGCTGTCAGCGAATTAAGGCTGTTTGAATCATTCAGAGTTCAGAGATCAAGCATGGTTGTGACAGCAGAGCGGTGTGATATTTTGGTGCTTTTTTTAGCGAGAAATCTTTTGGCGGTCAGTATTTCAATGCTAATGTCAAACACATTCAGTCAATGCATTAAAATGATGGAGTTGAGGGTGCCTGCACAACTGAGACAGTGAGTGAGAACAGATTAAACATGGTCAGGGCAAAAATGCAACATGGATCAAAatggttttgtttgaatgtgtgtgtgtgtgcgtgtgtacatggaGTGTCTGTGCTTTGCGTGCAAGACCCCAGGTGGACCTCTTTGGACAGCGGGATTATGGGAGATTTAAAAATGATCCCTCACTTCTTCAAGGGGATGGGAACAGGATGCACTGGGATTCATTGCTCGGAAtccacactgcacataaacacacagagagaaagacacacacacacattgtgtgtgtagacacacagaaacacacactcacaaagacagACATAGGTGCACTTACATGTGTCTATTTGcacaaatatacagtacacatacacacacagacacaaacacattgagtggacagacagaaacacacacacacacacacacacatgggtacaCTGACACGTGTAcatatgtatacacatacacacacctatatgTGGATGCACACAAAGTTCCTTACACCTTCTCCTTTCAAAACATTCAAAAGGTGGTCAGATAGGCGCTGCCTAAAACAATCaagaagcatacacacacacacgtatggctGCACAGCAGGCACAGAGCTGCATGTGTGAGTCCTTTGTCTCGTGCCTTTGGCATCAGATCGATCGGTAAATGAATCCGGCAGTTCAACGTAAAGCTGAAGAGTCTTTTAGGGTGAGACCTGCTAAGCCTCTCCCTAAACGATTAAAGACGGTCCAGGAGCAAACAGTTGTGGAGACAAAATACAGCCGGCACACTACGGGCCTCTTCATCCTCACCTCAAAAGCACcctgaggaagggagagaaagaaagagagaagaaatagagggatagagagaaatggTGGGAATGATAATTATAACagcagtgagagtgtgtgcttaTTGAGGCTCTGCCTGGAGAGGAAGTGATCAGGTTCTGTCGTCGCAGCGTCTCCAGGAAGCAGGCCTTCTTTCTCAACACCAGGGGGCCAATACTCTCGCTTACCGTctcttgtttatgtttttatttcataaTGGATACATggataacatacacacacacacacacacacactactttacTTCTCCTTACCGCTCCTTTGATCTCTCCTCTCATATATAACAGCTCTTTGATTCTTTTGAAGAGCACAGCAGTGGGCTACTGGCTGACCGTAGTGAGGATGTGTCAGTCCctctgtgggtgtgtctgtgtgttcacgTGTGTATATTTTATTCCTAATATGATAGCTTTAGTAACACTTTACAGTCGTATATTAATGTGGGTATGCGTTTTTTCCAGCTCACCCACTGGGAAAGTAAATGCTCCATTTTGTTTTCCCAGACCTAAGATGCGGTTACCCACCTTGATAATATTTCAACCTTCATATATTTTCTGCACTAGAGCTTTTATTTAATGTATGCCCTCTTTCCATATTTTTGTATCATACACTGCCTTGGCAggcatattttttttaacaattagGCTATTACATAAGCATCTTGAATTTcacctagggatcaataaagtatctatctatctatctactataGCTCAGACGACATGGCTGTAGGTTTTTAATTGTGTGATACAATTAACATAGCCATGCACAAAATAAGTTTGTTGAAGTGCAGATAGATATCATCAGTAATTCACTTTGGTGGTGCAGTGATGCTAATTTATTGATGCTAAGCAGAAGGAACTACAACTGAGTGTCTGAAGGTGTGAGACTGTATATCGAATTGTTGGCATTTACGAAAAAGTACACAGGGCAAGTACATGTATGAATATAAAATAACTTGCCCAGACTCGGAAACTGCTTGTCCCTGGTGCCCTGGCAAGCATTTTGTCCAGTACTGTACAGTCATGCTACTAAAGCAAACTACAAACTAAatacaaatgtgtttgtgtgtgtgtgtgtgtgtgtgtgttaaccagcctgtatttgtatgtctttcagtgagagatagaaagagagaatagtGAAATTGTTCTCACCATTAAATCTGGACCATCTCTGCACCCTATTATAATAGGCAGGAGGCTTACCACTTTCTCCCTCTACGGGGGGGGTCCGTGGCATGGCTAGATCACAACTCCTCCAGCCATGCATCAGTACTCAGGGTATGCGAGCCTGGTGAACTGGCTCTATAACGCAAACAAATAATGGCTCTGCTCTTTGTGCACAGACTTtacaaggaagtgtgtgtgtgtgtatgtgtacgtatgtactgtgtgagtgtgtgtgtatgtatgtgctttgttaggtgtgtgtgtgtgcgtgtgtgtgtatgtgtgtgtctaaatccCCAAATTATTCCCTGTGACTTTAGCTTTtgggggaacagagagagaaggataatgATTTCACCACAATGACTGACGATGAAGCATGGGAGGCTCTCAGGCTTTTATTGCCCCTGATTCAATGTATTTGTCATAGTGGTAAGAGGCCAGGCCTGGGGGAGCTAGGGTGCGGATACAATCAAATGGTCTCTTTGACCCCTCCATGCCTCCCTCTCTGCGGTTGGTGAGCGCTGTTCAGCCTGGGTTCAGCTTACCCCGGGCCTTTACCAGAAGGTGATTAAAATGATGGAGTTGAGGGTTGAGGGTGAGGTGAACACTGTTTACAAGGTATGTTAGGTTAGCTGTGCATTGCTTTTTCGTCAAAGGATTTGCATGTATCTCAAAACATATTGGTATAACATTACATGTCATCCCCCTTGTTGCTGATTGGCATGGAAATGaacatggtggtggtggtggtggtggtggtggtggtggggggggggggttcaaaaAGTCTGCACTCCCCGTCATAAGGGGTGTGGCAAAATGGATGTTGTGCAAATGTCGGAGGTTTAGTTTCTAACGTTTAATGTATGTTTATCAATGCAAATTGTGTGCCAATGCCAATAAAGAACTGTCTGAGTTTTTTCTCCAAGGCCTGAGAGGCCATAGTAATAAGGGTGCAATCAGACAATCAAGGTTTGGCGCTTGTAAAACGCGAGGTGCACtgtgaaaaaacatgaataacgTTGCCCGTTTTTCCGCTTGGagtttaacttttttttaa is a genomic window of Alosa sapidissima isolate fAloSap1 chromosome 15, fAloSap1.pri, whole genome shotgun sequence containing:
- the rnf7 gene encoding RING-box protein 2; protein product: MAEMDDGDEPSLVHTHSGSSSGSKSSGDKMFSLKKWNAVAMWSWDVECDTCAICRVQVMDACLRCQAENKQEDCVVVWGECNHSFHNCCMSLWVKQNNRCPLCQQDWVVQRIGK